The Megalops cyprinoides isolate fMegCyp1 chromosome 11, fMegCyp1.pri, whole genome shotgun sequence genomic sequence ttGCACCTCTATGATGGAATTACCAGGTGTTAGGGCTGTATCATCACAACCCTGCACTCAaagctttatatatatatatttagaaaataaaccattttttcATGGAGAAGTGACTCCTGTAGTCTTTTCAGAATCATTACTTCACTCCACAGCATGACCTAATAAGAGAGGGTCAAAGTTCAAATCTCATACTCAAATGCACTGATGTTAGCCATACAAATATCGTATTTGACACACAGCTATGCCAGGGCATGTCATAAAGAAGGTTTCAGCTGTAAGGCAGTTGCATTTTTGTCCTGTAAGTTGTAAGATCCATTGACCAGTATGTCCACTTGCAAATCAGCTGCAGTTTTGTGTTTAAGTAGCTGTACAACCTTGTAATATGTTGCAGTCCTGAAAAAAGCACCGTCTTCCTTACTGCCAGAACCCCACTGTTAACATACCTAAGAAATCACTCTAAGCCACAATGTCATTCCTGTCCACTGAAGAACTGTATGTGAAATGAAGCAACCTGTCTTGATTGTTGCATGATATGGTCAGTGACAGAGCCTTTAGAAGGCTATCAAGTGTCAATTTACAAGCAATTCAATTATAGATGTAATAAGACCTTGAGAAGGCATTGGAAGTGACTGAGCTGTACTCCCTCACACCATATCAGGCTCCTGGAGAACTATGGTCAGTTTCCCATATGAACCAATAGGGGGTGCTATGTGACTGTCTTTCTCCATTCTCACGTATTCTCACAAAATGGACATTAGAAAAGCAATCTTCCAAAAAGTTAGCTCTTATGGGCCATTAAATTCAaagaacagttttcatttttgtcaatgATCAAATACTACACACCAAATTAATGTATAACTCAAGTGAGTTTTATTTGATAAAGTCTTATTTACAGAGGGAttgtcacagcacacatcacagaGTTCAACAATGTATTAAGGAATAGCAATGATGTGGTAGACACAGGGAATCACCTGGAAGAGCAGCAACAGAATCAGTGAGATGGTATCTATCTATGCCTGATCTAAGACAGAAAGCTAGACGCCTAAATGGTAaaaaccgaaaaaaaaaaaaacacacaatagcAAAATTAACTGATTAGGGCCACCATCTGAATTCTGGTTAGCAAGCTGGAGCTCATCCAGTAGTGACTGTAATCTGTGGATCCATTTGCTATGACCCTAACACTGATTAATCCCATTTGGTAACTTGAGTATTATGAATCTATAAAACAACCCAGAGCCACCTGGACACCTGTGAGCGACTGTGCTGTGGGTGTTGAACACTGATGCTGTGCCTCACTCCAGCACTGGGGTTGGAGGCGTGACAGTGATGACCGTTTCAGTCAACAGTCGACACATAACAGGTATCTTTATATCCCAATACACCTTACTATCCACCATTAGTCCATCAGCTAGAATGTGCTGTTGGCCACAGTCACAAACACTGGTCCAACACTCTTGACACTTGTTCAAACCCTAATTTGATTCCCCAAATAACAGCAGCATTtattaacacaaacaaaactataaaactaGAAGAGCCTTGATTCTGTAGCACAGTGTATGCTCTTCAAGAGGTATTAATATAATTAGATTTTGGGGGTCAGTTTAAAGAAGGTCACAGCTGCAGCCACACCACTTCACTATGGTGCACTAAACATTTATTGAACATTCTGATCAGGGCCACATTTTGTACTTTTGACAGTCTATAACAGAGGACTTAAAATTAACCTTACAATTTGCAGAGATCCAATGtaattcattaatgaatgtatgtacaaatacattcagttataaaataacattgcaccacacttttttatttgcagtatttttaaaataacaaatgggAAATGTACCCCTCTCCATATCTGGAATGTGAATTGTCATCATCCGATTCATCTCTACTATTTTAATGTCATCTTTACTAGTTTTATATCTGGGAGAAAAGTACTATGAAATAACcatgcagagatggagaggtatTTGCCATTAAATCTGCATGTTTATGAAACAGCCATTCTTTCATTCTTGTCATTGATTGCAGTTAGCTAACAAATACAGTAGCAACCACACTAATGCAGATGCAAATTCACATCCACTGAATTTACTTCGTTAGCTATTTATACTGATGTTTTATGTATACTTCCATGTCTTTGTAGACTAataaaattcttgttcttgtccaTCATTGCACCAGCTAgctagaaaataaaacatatctaATGCTCCTATCCAGCTTGTTTGCTAATGGTTCACATTCCCAAACGTTGGTTATCTAGACAGGTAGCTACCTAGTTAAAACTCTTATTCTGAAGTATTCATGTCAAATTGAGTGTAGCTCATTTAATGTGTGAAGCTGCTGTAGTTGCTGTAGATAAGTAGCAAAAAAGGCTCATCAGCTCCCTATACCAAAAGTCAGTTTAGATCCTATTTCATTTACTTGTCAACACAAGAGGGCAAATCAAGAAAAAGATGAAACTGTGAAGTGAATTTCATGCCCAGGGAAACATTAGTCCAAGAAATTTCCAAGAAATCCAAGAAAAAAGTGATGGCCATTTCTTGGAAGATCATTTCTTCAGGGAGCAAATTTTCACCACTGATAAGACCCACTCTTGCTGCAGGGAAATGTCAAGCACTTTGCAAAGAAGAAGGAGCAGCTCCAAGTTTTAAGTCAATGATGGCTTCACACTTCTCCATGAAGACAGCTTAGAGGGCAGTCGCAATGCTAGACCCCTTATTCTGTCAATGAACATCCACGGGCTATGGATGCAAACCCTCACGTGATCTGGCAAATTAAACCCTCGGGCATGGGATACTCATCACACAGTATCGCCAAGACAAACAGctgggaaaaaatgacattgattACGCTTCTGGTCATTTCAACCACTGCGAGGATTTAACGCATAACATTACCGTGGTTTTGCCTCAACAGCACTTTGCCGATTGAGACTAGGGTGTAGGGAAATATTGCAATGTTTGAAATCTGTTGTGTGAGCCATCATAAACTGGCTCATCTCGGAGATGGACAGTGAAGTTTTCAATTCTAATTCTGAATAGCTTATGATATAAAGAGAATGGTGGATGACAGTTATCCTTGGAACATATGAGTAACATCTGACAACTATGAATCAAGAGTGGAAGAAGCTGTACTCAGTGGCTTGACAGCAGTCACTGTGCAGGGATTCCTTAGCTGTTTCAAAAAATAGTCTTCAAGGATGTCGACTCCAAAAAGAATACACAAGAATGACAATGGTTTGATGGGGTAAGTGGAGAACCACGACCAGGATCTAGCTAAGGATCTAAGATCATGATGGAGCTTGACTAAAGAAAATAACTGTACATGGACAAGAAAGGGGGAAAGGAAACAAGCCCCTTTTGAATGTCTGCAAAATGCATGTTGTGGTGTTCAAGAACTGAACAAGAGCTAGCTAAGCCGTTTTCAAAGAAGGCAACCCACCTCTGGAACACAAGCACTGGGTTCAGTTGCTTGGCACTCTGCATCACTAGAGACCAGTGTGAGACCATGAAGAAGAACTATAGTCAGTGATCAATTCCTCCTAACTTCCCCTCAGCTATTAGCAATCAGCTCCTGCAGCCTCATTTGACTGAatgttatattacatattataattaaacaatatacagtatctgaCTTTCTTTTGTTTCAATTGTTTCACTGTAATTTATATAAGCAGAGGATTTACTTGGTGTCTAAAATGATATGATAATGTAacactcattttcacatttaaaaactgggaaaataattttgatttttactgGTTTTTTGTATAAGCAATATTTTTAGGAACACAGCCCTTTTATATGCAGAGGACTATTGTacttttggttttaaaaaaagaaagaaaaagtaaatgtaGCCGGTGCCACAATGCAGATGGCAGGTGTAATAATGTTAGCCCTGGGCGGCTCCTCCGATATTTTTCACCAGATGAAGTCTAGTCTTCTGCTTGAGGCTGCTAGCGCCGGCTTGTCAGGTTTCCCGTACAGCCTGTTGATGTCTTCATTTGTGCTGGTAATGTAGTTGGTCATCTGAGAATGGGAGCTTCCCGGAGCTAGGTAACTTGCTCTCATTCCGCCAAAGAGGGGGCCCAGCCCGACCTGGGGGCCCTGCCGGACAATCTTGTGGAGCGGGAAGGTGTTCCTTTTGGCCTCGGCGGCCGCCTCGATCACACCGGTAGCATACTGCTGGAACTGCTCCTCCTCCGCCGCAAGCAGGTGCACGTTCCTGCTGTCGAACTCCTTGTCCTCCTTCTTCAGGCGCCGGCTCTTGGCGCAGCGCTCGGCCATCTGCCGGCGGAGGACGCTGTCCATGGAGCCGCGCTCGTCCTTCTTCTTCTGCGCCTGCCGCTGCTGCTCCTCGGCGAAGGTGCGGGCCTCCTCCTGCCGGGCGTGGAAGGCGTCGCGCGCGTTCCTCTTCTCGTCGCGCGcccgctgctcctcctccttccgCTTGCTCTCCCTGATGGCGGCGATGGCGCTCAGCATGGCCGCCTTCTTCTCCGCCTTCTCCTTGCGCTCGCGCTCCAGCTCGGCCTCACGCTTGGCCAGGGACACGGCTATGGCGCGGGCAGTGCGCTCCTCCTCCTTGCTcgcctgctcctgcagctgtgctgcCAGCCGCTCGGCCATCGTGTCCTTGTGCTTCTGTATCTGCCAGTGCCGCTCCGcgtcctcctccatcctcttcctcatccgGCTCTCGTTCTCTGCGTCCACCTGCCGCCGCCGCTCCTCCGCCTGCCTGtacttctcctcctccttggcGCGGACGGCGTCTCGCGCGGACAGGTGCTCCCTGTGGGCCTTCCTGGcgttcctcttctcctcctgctgctgcttctgcatcATCATCTTCTCCCTCTCGTACTTCTTGCGCAGCTGCTGGCACTCCTCTATCTCCCGCTCCTTCTCCAGCTTGCGCAGCTTCCTCATCAGCTCCTGCTCCCGCAGCTGCTGCTTCACGTACTCCGCCACGGCCATCTTGTCCGCCTCTCGCTGCCTGACCTTCTGCCGCTCCTGCTCCACGGCCTCCATCTCCCTGCGCCTGATCTCGGCCATGAACTTCTTGGTCTCCTCGTTGGCGGCATCCTGCATCTTCTGCTTCAGCTCTATctgctcttccctctccttcagtGTCTCCGTGAGCAGGAGGGCGCAGTGAAATTGCTTCACGCGCTCGCTCTGGTAGAACTCGCGGCTGGTGGCTTTGGCAAGGGCCTCTGCCCTCCTCTGCCCCAGCGGCCCATTTGTCCTGCCACACGGTAGACTGGAGAGGGAATCTTGCTCCATCTTCACCAGCCGTTTCACATTTTGAGATGGAAATTTATAGAACATTATAATTATAGTCATTACTTGGACTTACTGTGACGTCACCGAAGGAACCCCAACTGGCGTTGGGGATAAGAATGGGGAAACCAGTGGTAACAGCGTTCCGCACTGACGTCACAGGGCTTCGATTCTTCCCGCGGAAGAGAGCATTGCGCAAAGCAGAGCAGTGTTCCCGATTTCCGAGGTCTGtcctgtaataaaaaaatagtactacttttaaaaagaataaaaataattaaactaGGTATGAACGAGTGCTTTAAACGGCTTCATAAAATCAGATACTGATACAAAGAACATTATGCCTAAATCGACTTTTTTCGGTATATTACATGGTATTTAGCGAGTTACGAGCTCAGCCATAAatatgtgattaaaaaaaggacGTTTTTGATAGCGAAGTGTTATAATAGGTGCtgagcacattttcactgtcttttccagtaaaaaaaaaaatcgaacaCTCAATATGATAACAGTTTTAACCCCTGGGGAACGTATTCTAAAGATAACTGAAGTTAGCTTGTTAGACTACCCTCAGCTAAAGTAAGATATACATTATAAGATGTGTTACTCTCCGCTGCAGGTtgctgggacattgctgttgtcaaCAGTTTAATTGCTGTTTGGTCCTCGAACACAGCAAACCGATTTGGAGGAACACCGACCCAAGCACAAACGCATCGCCTATATGCAGATCATTAAATAATCAGTGATTCAGGAACTAAACGAGACTGAGGTTACAGTACCTAACTTGATGGCCAAGGAAATTCCAGCTAAGAAACATTTTGCTTGGTGCACTCCTTTCTagtacatcacattttttttttcatttaattcttttAACTTCTAATAAGAAGTTAATTCTTGTGTTTCGAAACTGTAGGTTCGTGACAAAAAGGAACGAGacatggaacaaaaaaaacgtTTGCAGTGTTTTGATATTTACTCTATCCactcattattatcattgttatatAGCGAACTTCCTTCCTGCAGAGCCCAAATACAGTGGTCCTCTTATTTGCGTTTTGTGTGGAAACGACAGTGGTAACATGATCTTAAGACTTTGTAGTTCTGTTACACGTGATTATGGCATTTACATATACAGGAAGAGTGGATTTTTCAAGCGGTTCAGCAAAAAAGGGCCAATCACGTTGAAGGAAACTCAAAACCACGCCCGCGCGGTAAATTTCTTTAGCCTTTTATACAATCCAGGGATGCAGTGGGGCTATAGTTAATAACCTGCAAGCAGAGAGTCAAGTGGAAGTGGAAGAAAGACAGCGCCAATGCCTGTTGCTAACGTTAGATATCTGTAACGTAAGAGTTATTAATAACAAGCAGGCGATTGTTAGCATAGCAATTGTAAGACAGCTATGttatctgtctttctctacATTGAGCAGAGCATATTACCGCTACTGTTTTTGTGGCGTTAACGATTTAACTGGTTTCATATAAAAAGCTAGCTAAGTTACTCGTCTAATTCCAAAGGTGTCGTTTTAGGGATAAAAGATTTTGTCTAGCAGACAACATCCCAGGATAGACCATTTAAAAAGTCCTGCTTTGTAAAGTAAGGTCAAGACAGAAAATTGGTCTTCCGTTGTCTGAAGCTGTAACAACAAACTTTAGCGTTATaatctggctagctagccagctaaattACAGAATCACCCAAGGATGGCAGCCGCTTGCCAGGAAAGACGTGTTCTGATGGAAATTCCTGCTCCACAACCGAAAATTGCTGGTAAGTAGGTAGCTTGAAAATTTAAATGATATAActtattctgaaaataaataatgaagcGAAACAACGTCTGGCATATGAAAAGCGCCTTAATTTCCCTCCATTCAGACCGACAAGGGGGAGGGGTAATAGGGCCATAGTACCTGTAGCAACTTGGCTTTAAATTATTACTAGCTAGAATGTTGTAGCTGATAGTAGTGATTAAAGTAACTTTTCCTCgctgaaaaataatatttaggattgtttaaatgttatttacagTGACTTCTGTCGCTATTGATTGATGGCTAGGTTAGCTAATCAGGGCTCGACTCTTGGCGGGGATGGGGGAGAGCTTTTTCCCACCAAACTGTTAGTACAGtagaatttgatactttcatATCGAACTCGAAAGCAATGCACGATGATTATAAGTGCATCAGTAATTCTTGATTTAGCCAAGTTAATTGTATAAGCACTTTCTACAGTATTACAGTAGCAAGCTGAATTCACATAACTCGCTGCTACAGCTAACGTGCCTGTTAGATATTATCAGCGACATGACAAGGATAGGCATTGGTAGCATGGTGCTACTCAGTTATTAGTTAAGTAGCTATGAATCTACCTGTCTGAGACAgacaagatagctagctagttgctGCGGTTATCTGTTTTGTATAGTTTTATAATGATCTGTTTCTATAAACAGATTTCATAACGTGTGTTGAAATATGAGCATATAGCGGTTACCAGGCTGATTAACTGCGGTATAT encodes the following:
- the LOC118785830 gene encoding coiled-coil domain-containing protein 173-like, coding for MEQDSLSSLPCGRTNGPLGQRRAEALAKATSREFYQSERVKQFHCALLLTETLKEREEQIELKQKMQDAANEETKKFMAEIRRREMEAVEQERQKVRQREADKMAVAEYVKQQLREQELMRKLRKLEKEREIEECQQLRKKYEREKMMMQKQQQEEKRNARKAHREHLSARDAVRAKEEEKYRQAEERRRQVDAENESRMRKRMEEDAERHWQIQKHKDTMAERLAAQLQEQASKEEERTARAIAVSLAKREAELERERKEKAEKKAAMLSAIAAIRESKRKEEEQRARDEKRNARDAFHARQEEARTFAEEQQRQAQKKKDERGSMDSVLRRQMAERCAKSRRLKKEDKEFDSRNVHLLAAEEEQFQQYATGVIEAAAEAKRNTFPLHKIVRQGPQVGLGPLFGGMRASYLAPGSSHSQMTNYITSTNEDINRLYGKPDKPALAASSRRLDFIW